Proteins from one Alphaproteobacteria bacterium genomic window:
- a CDS encoding alpha/beta hydrolase, producing MEMRVEGRKTFAATGGKPFDPAKPALIFIHGAGIDHTVWSLQTRYFAHHGRSVLAVDLPGHGRSESAPVGSIEAYSEWIGQLIEAAGVARAALAGHSMGALIALETAARMPEKVSALALLGVAARMPVHPDLLAAADANDPLAFELVTSWGYGKAAHLGGNKAPGVWMLGGGKRLLERSAPGVLANDFRACDAYKTAADAASRISCPSLFVLGAADRMTPPKAAAPLANAMEGARTIVLPNAGHMMMIEQPDATLEALRSIL from the coding sequence GTGGAGATGCGGGTCGAAGGCCGAAAGACGTTCGCTGCGACCGGCGGTAAACCCTTCGATCCCGCGAAACCAGCGCTCATCTTCATTCACGGCGCCGGCATTGACCATACCGTTTGGTCGCTCCAGACGCGCTATTTCGCCCATCACGGCCGCTCGGTCCTCGCTGTCGACCTGCCGGGCCATGGCCGCTCCGAGTCCGCACCGGTAGGCTCGATCGAAGCCTATTCCGAATGGATTGGCCAGTTGATCGAGGCGGCAGGCGTGGCGCGCGCAGCCCTTGCCGGGCACAGCATGGGCGCCCTCATCGCGCTCGAGACTGCGGCGCGAATGCCCGAAAAAGTGTCAGCGCTTGCCCTCCTGGGCGTCGCCGCAAGAATGCCGGTGCATCCGGACTTGCTCGCCGCCGCAGACGCAAACGATCCGCTTGCATTCGAACTTGTCACATCGTGGGGCTACGGCAAGGCGGCGCATCTTGGCGGCAACAAGGCGCCGGGTGTTTGGATGCTCGGCGGTGGCAAGCGCCTGCTGGAGCGAAGTGCGCCAGGTGTGCTCGCAAACGATTTTCGCGCCTGCGACGCATACAAGACCGCGGCAGACGCCGCGTCGCGCATTTCGTGCCCGTCACTCTTCGTGCTTGGAGCGGCCGACCGGATGACGCCACCCAAGGCCGCGGCTCCCCTTGCAAATGCCATGGAGGGCGCGCGGACGATCGTCCTGCCGAATGCGGGCCACATGATGATGATCGAGCAGCCGGACGCCACTCTCGAAGCACTACGATCGATCCTTTAG